The genomic DNA GGCGTCGGGAACCTGCCGATCCTCTGGGGTGTCGCCGGCATGTTCCTCGGCGCGTACGCACAGGGGTACTGGCGCTCGCGCTCGACCGGCGGAGCGACCGCCCCGACACCGACCGGGGACGACTGACCGTGCCCCGAGACGACGTCGACCCTGGTGAGCCCGCCGAGGCGGGCGGAGACTCCGGATCGAGCGCACCGGGTGACGGTGGCTCCGACGAGTCCACGGGCCCGCGAGCGTGGACCGACGCGGCGATCGGCCGGGGGTTACTCGACGAGGAGATGGGGCCCAGTTCCGCGATGGCGCACCTCTACCGCGGGGAGATCCACCGGATGAAGTTCTGGCGCGAGCGCCTCGACCGGACGACGAACTGGGCCGTGTTGGTCCTGGCGGGCGTGTTGACGTGGGCGTTCTCCGACCGCACGCACCCGCACTACCTACTGCTCGTCGGTGTGGCGGCACTGTGTGTGTTCCTGTTGATCGAGGCGCGGCGCTACCGCGGCTACGACATCTGGCGCTCGCGCGTCCGGACGCTCCAACAGAACGTGTTCGCGCCGGGCTTGGACCCCGAACGCTCCGTGACAGACGGCGACTGGCGTGGTCGACTCGCGGAGGACTACGCTCGTCCGACGCTGAAGATCTCCACCGAGGAGGCCGTCGCACACCGGCTCCGACGCGTGTACCTCCCGCTGATCCTCGTCGTGATCCTGGCGTGGGTGGCGCGGGTGGTCGCGTTCGCACACCGTCCGTGGCCCGCGAGCGCGGCCGTCGGGTCGATCCCCGGACTCGTCGTCACGGCCGTCGTCGGCGTGACGGTCGCGACGCTGGTCGTCGTCGCCTGTCGCCCACGAACGTGGCACGGTCACGAGGAACTCAGAACCGAACGGCTGCGACGCGACGACGAGTAGTCGAGCGCGTGCCGTCTGTGAGTCAGCTCTCGGCGGGCAGCGTGTCGTCCACGAGTCAGCTCTCGGCGGGCAGCGAGACGCGAGCGGCGTCGTCGTACTCGTCGCGGAACTCTCCGATCAGCGTCCCCATCTCGGCGTAGAACTCGTTGAGCGTCGCCTGCATCTCGTCGGCGACCTCGTCGGTCGGCCGCGGCTCGAACACGTGGTAGTAGCCACCCTCGTCGTAGTTGATCTGTTCGCGCTCGACGACACCGGCGTCGACCAGTCGCTTCACCGACCGGTAGGCGGTCGACCGCTCCCTGTCGACCACGTCCGCGATGTCGTCGACGGTCATCGCCGTGTCGCTCTCGGCGAGGACATCGTACACGCGCCGGTCCAGGTCCTTCAGCCCGTGGAAGCAGTCCAACAGTCGCTCACAGTCGATTTCGCCCCCGAGGTACTCCGTCATCGACGCTGGCATACACGCCGTCTACGACACGACCGGGCAAAAGTGTTGCCCGAATCGCGAATACTCCCGGGGAGACATCCGACCGGACGTGTCCCGCCACTGAGCTTTCTCACCCGGCGATGTGTACGCCGGTGCTGTCGGTAGAGACGAGCGTCTCACTACGAGGCCGAGCCACGGGCGTACCTGTCTTGTGAGAGGCGAACAACACAGGGAG from Halobaculum sp. MBLA0147 includes the following:
- a CDS encoding DUF2270 domain-containing protein, producing MGRGLLDEEMGPSSAMAHLYRGEIHRMKFWRERLDRTTNWAVLVLAGVLTWAFSDRTHPHYLLLVGVAALCVFLLIEARRYRGYDIWRSRVRTLQQNVFAPGLDPERSVTDGDWRGRLAEDYARPTLKISTEEAVAHRLRRVYLPLILVVILAWVARVVAFAHRPWPASAAVGSIPGLVVTAVVGVTVATLVVVACRPRTWHGHEELRTERLRRDDE
- a CDS encoding helix-turn-helix domain-containing protein, producing the protein MPASMTEYLGGEIDCERLLDCFHGLKDLDRRVYDVLAESDTAMTVDDIADVVDRERSTAYRSVKRLVDAGVVEREQINYDEGGYYHVFEPRPTDEVADEMQATLNEFYAEMGTLIGEFRDEYDDAARVSLPAES